A region of the Nocardia asteroides genome:
GGGACGCATGTAGTCGCTGAACACCAGGAAGGTGCCGCCGTACGGACGGGTCGGACCGTGCAGCGCGATGCCGTTGAGGATCGCGCCCATGGCGTGTTCGCGGACGCCGAAGTGCAGGGTGCGGCCGTACGGGTTGGCCTTCCACATGCCGGTGGAGATCGACTCCGGCCCGAAGCTGGGCTGGTCGGGCATGGTGGTGTTGTTGGATTCGGCCAGGTCGGCCGAACCGCCCCACAGCTCGGGCAGCACCGGCGCCAGCGCCGCGAGCACCTTGCCGGACGCCTTGCGGGTGGCCATGCCCTTCGGATCGGGTTCGTAGCTGGGCAGATTCGCGGTCCAGTTCTCCGGCAGCCGTCGCGCGAAGAGGCGGTCGAACAGGGCCTTGTTCTCCGGGTTGGCCTCGGCCCACGTGTCGAAGGACTGCTGCCATTGCGCATGGGCCTGCTTGCCGCGCTCGACGGCCTTGCGGGTGTGCTCGATGACGGCGGGATCCACGTCGAAGCTCTTGTCCGGATCGAAGCCCAGGATCTTCTTGGTGGCGGCCACCTCGTCGCCGCCCAGCGCCGCGCCGTGGGCGGAACCGGTGTTCATCTTGCTGGGGGCCGGGTAGCCGATGATGGTGCGCAGCACGATGATCGAGGGCTTGCCGGTCTCGGCCTTGGCGGCGGCCAGCGCGTTTTCGATCGCGACGACGTCCTCGCCGCCTTCCACGATCTGCACGTGCCAGCCGTAGGCCTCGTAACGTTTGGCGACGTCCTCGGTGAAGGCGATGGTGGTGTCGTCCTCGATGGAGATCTTGTTGTCGTCGTAGATCACGACGAGGTTGCCCAGCTCCTGGGTGCCCGCCAGTGAGGACGCCTCGGAGGTGACGCCCTCCTCCAGGTCACCGTCGGAGGCGATGACGTAGATGAAGTGGTCGAACGGGCTGGTGCCGGGTGCGGCGTCGGGATCGAACAGGCCGCGCTCGCGCCGCGCCGCCATCGCCATGCCGACCGACGCGGCCAGACCCTGGCCGAGCGGGCCGGTGGTGATCTCGACGCCGTCGGTGTGCCGGAACTCGGGGTGGCCCGGGGTGAGCGAGCCCCACTTGCGCAGATTCTTCAGGTCGTCGAGTTCCAGGCCGAAGCCCGCCAGGTACAGCTGGATGTACTGGGTGAGGCTGGAGTGCCCGGCCGACAGCACGAACCGGTCCCGGCCGACCCAGCTCGGATCGCTGGGGTCGATGCGCATGGTGCGCTGGTAGAGCGTGTATGCCAGCGGCGCCAGGCTCATCGCGGTACCGGGATGGCCGTTGCCTGCGTTCTGCACCGCCTCGGCGGCCAGGACCCGGATGGTGTCGACGGCCTTGGTGTCCAGATCCGTCCAGTCGTCCGGGTGGTTCGGCTGAGTGAGGGCGCGGATGTCGTCTGTGATCGACACGACCGAGGTTCTCCTGACATTGGTTCGTCGACGGCGGGTGGGTTTCTGACGGCGATGATCGCGCGGCAGCTACGGCGTGCGTACCGGATATACCCAACTACCCTAGATGTGCCCGATGACCGGCACACCATTAACCCTGTGTTGGTTTCGCGGGGCCGGTTGCGCTGCGTGTTCGCAGGTGGCGTTCCGTCGGTGGCCCGAGGGTCGGCGGCGTGTTCGCGGCCTTGCACGGCCGAGGTTCCAGCGGGGCCGGATTCGCGGTTCGGTCGCACGCGCTTCGCTCCTCTCGAACGCGAGGCGCGCCGCGCACGTGCTCGAACGAGTCGCGGTCGATGGGCAAAGGTGCTGGTCAAGCGTTTGCTTCGGAGCCCTTGCGAAATGGTCGCGAAGAGTTGCCGGTGCAGGACCGTTCGGTGCGCCGAGTATTCGCCGGTCTCCCGAGCGCCCGA
Encoded here:
- the tkt gene encoding transketolase, which gives rise to MSITDDIRALTQPNHPDDWTDLDTKAVDTIRVLAAEAVQNAGNGHPGTAMSLAPLAYTLYQRTMRIDPSDPSWVGRDRFVLSAGHSSLTQYIQLYLAGFGLELDDLKNLRKWGSLTPGHPEFRHTDGVEITTGPLGQGLAASVGMAMAARRERGLFDPDAAPGTSPFDHFIYVIASDGDLEEGVTSEASSLAGTQELGNLVVIYDDNKISIEDDTTIAFTEDVAKRYEAYGWHVQIVEGGEDVVAIENALAAAKAETGKPSIIVLRTIIGYPAPSKMNTGSAHGAALGGDEVAATKKILGFDPDKSFDVDPAVIEHTRKAVERGKQAHAQWQQSFDTWAEANPENKALFDRLFARRLPENWTANLPSYEPDPKGMATRKASGKVLAALAPVLPELWGGSADLAESNNTTMPDQPSFGPESISTGMWKANPYGRTLHFGVREHAMGAILNGIALHGPTRPYGGTFLVFSDYMRPAVRLAALMRVPAVYVWTHDSIGLGEDGPTHQPIEHLAALRAIPGLNVVRPGDANETTYAWRTILERDSAEHSSHFSVSEPPHQDGPSALALTRQDLPIVEGTSYEGVSKGGYILAEASTGTPQVILIATGSELQLAVAARTTLEEQGIATRVVSMPCVEWFDAQDKAYRDEVLPPAVAARVVVEAGIAMPWHRFAGDAGEIVSIEHFGASADYKTLFREFGFTPEAVVAAAQRTLENVKG